Proteins from one Salmonella bongori NCTC 12419 genomic window:
- the metQ gene encoding methionine ABC transporter substrate-binding lipoprotein MetQ, with protein sequence MAFKFKTFAAVGALIGSLALVGCGQDEKDPNHIKVGVIVGAEQQVAEVAQKVAKEKYGLDVELVTFNDYVLPNEALSKGDIDANAFQHKPYLDQQIKDRGYKLVAVGKTFVYPIAGYSKKIKSLDELQNGSQVAVPNDPTNLGRSLLLLQKVGLIKLKDGVGLLPTSLDIVENPKNLKIVELEAPQLPRSLDDAQIALAVINTTYASQIGLTPAKDGIFVEDKDSPYVNLIVTREDNKDAENVKKFVQAYQSDEVYEAANKVFNGGAVKGW encoded by the coding sequence ATGGCGTTCAAATTCAAAACCTTTGCGGCAGTGGGTGCTCTGATTGGTTCTCTGGCACTTGTGGGTTGCGGCCAGGATGAAAAAGATCCGAATCATATCAAAGTCGGCGTGATTGTCGGCGCAGAGCAGCAGGTAGCCGAAGTCGCACAGAAAGTCGCGAAAGAAAAATACGGTCTGGACGTAGAACTGGTGACCTTTAATGATTATGTTCTGCCTAATGAAGCGCTGAGCAAAGGCGATATTGATGCCAATGCTTTCCAGCACAAACCGTATCTGGATCAGCAAATCAAAGATCGCGGCTATAAACTGGTTGCCGTGGGGAAAACTTTCGTTTACCCGATTGCCGGTTATTCCAAAAAAATCAAGTCACTGGATGAACTACAGAACGGTTCCCAGGTTGCCGTGCCTAACGATCCGACTAACCTTGGCCGCTCCCTGTTGCTGCTACAAAAAGTGGGGCTGATTAAGCTGAAAGACGGCGTTGGTTTACTCCCAACCTCGCTGGATATTGTGGAGAACCCGAAAAATCTGAAAATCGTCGAACTGGAAGCCCCACAGTTGCCGCGTTCGCTGGATGACGCACAGATCGCTTTAGCGGTCATCAACACGACATACGCCAGCCAGATTGGCCTGACGCCGGCAAAAGACGGTATCTTCGTTGAAGATAAAGATTCTCCGTACGTTAACCTGATCGTCACACGTGAAGACAATAAAGATGCCGAGAATGTGAAGAAATTCGTTCAGGCTTACCAGTCTGATGAAGTCTACGAAGCCGCAAATAAAGTTTTTAATGGCGGTGCGGTTAAAGGCTGGTAA
- a CDS encoding methionine ABC transporter permease MetI, with protein MSEAMMWLLVRGVWETLAMTFVSGFFGFVIGLPVGVLLYVTRPGQIIENARLYRTLSAAVNIFRSIPFIILLVWMIPFTRVIVGTSIGLQAAIVPLTVGAAPFIARMVENALLEIPAGLIEASRAMGATPLQIVRKILLPEALPGLVNAATITLITLVGYSAMGGAVGAGGLGQIGYQYGYIGYNATVMNTVLVLLVVLVYLIQLSGDRIVRAVTHK; from the coding sequence ATGTCTGAGGCAATGATGTGGTTACTGGTTCGTGGCGTTTGGGAAACGCTGGCGATGACCTTTGTCTCCGGTTTCTTCGGTTTTGTGATTGGCCTGCCGGTCGGCGTATTGCTGTATGTGACGCGCCCAGGACAAATTATTGAGAATGCCAGACTGTATCGCACACTCTCTGCGGCGGTAAATATTTTCCGTTCCATCCCATTTATTATTTTACTGGTATGGATGATCCCCTTTACCCGCGTGATTGTCGGCACATCTATTGGCTTACAGGCCGCCATTGTGCCGCTGACCGTTGGCGCCGCTCCCTTTATCGCCCGCATGGTGGAAAATGCGCTGTTAGAGATCCCAGCAGGGCTTATCGAAGCCTCGCGAGCGATGGGCGCCACGCCATTACAAATTGTCCGTAAAATTCTTTTACCAGAAGCGTTGCCTGGGCTGGTGAATGCGGCAACCATTACGCTAATTACCCTGGTCGGTTATTCCGCGATGGGTGGCGCAGTCGGCGCTGGCGGCCTCGGTCAAATCGGCTATCAGTACGGCTACATTGGCTACAATGCTACCGTAATGAATACCGTGCTGGTATTACTCGTCGTTCTGGTTTATTTAATTCAGTTATCCGGCGATCGCATCGTCAGGGCTGTCACGCATAAGTAA